From Oryza sativa Japonica Group chromosome 4, ASM3414082v1, one genomic window encodes:
- the LOC107280611 gene encoding uncharacterized protein: MAGRGVQQKSTGAAGLLVPSSDLVQPLPAVAHDMAGQSSHEHDVIVGDRGADGKQRTQISEFMTMEEDVAGAIDANANGDDNTLCRIVPEEMADKAPNQANDKVAQTLILPQVGMAFDSKQKAYDMYNTYAGKIGFSIRKSQAKHRVDGTIY; encoded by the exons ATGGCAGGACGAGGAGTCCAGCAGAAGAGCACAGGCGCCGCCGGGCTTCTGGTGCCGTCGTCTGATCTGGTGCAGCCTTTGCCTGCCGTAGCGCACGACATGGCAGGACAATCTTCACATGAACACGATGTAATCGTTGGGGATCGTGGAGCCGATGGCAAGCAGAGAACGCAG ATCTCCGAGTTTATGACCATGGAAGAAGATGTTGCCGGCGCTATCGATGCCAACGCTAATGGTGATGACAACACACTCTGTCGCATAGTACCTGAAGAGATGGCAGATAAAGCACCAAATCAG GCCAATGATAAAGTTGCACAAACTTTGATCTTGCCTCAAGTTGGAATGGCTTTTGATTCAAAGCAGAAAGCGTATGATATGTACAACACCTATGCCGGGAAGATTGGGTTCAGTATTAGAAAGAGCCAAGCAAAGCACCGAGTCGATGGAACTATATACTAG